In the genome of Microaerobacter geothermalis, the window AAAGGAAAAACCCAAATTAAAAATGCGGCAAGGGAGCCAGAGATTATAGATTTACAAAATTTCTTAAACTCCATGGGGGCGAAGGTGTCGGGTGCCGGTACCAATGTGATTGAAATTGAAGGAGTTAAGGACTTACGCGCCTCTGATTATCGGGTCATACCTGATCGAATCGTGACCGGTACTTTTATGATGGCTGCCGCCATTACGAGCGGGGAGATTACCATTGAAAATGCGAGGGCAGATCATCTGGATGCAGTCATCGATGTCTTAAGACGCTGTGGTGTTGAAATCAGCATAGAGTCTGATATAATGAAGGTCAAAGGTCCTAAGCGGTTAAGGTCAGTAGATCGGGTACGGACGGCGCCGTATCCAGGTTTCCCAACTGATCTTCAAGCTCCCATGATGGCTTTATTAAGTACAGCTAATGGGGCAAGTATCGTTTCGGAAAATGTTTTTGACAGCCGGTTTAAGCATGTGAATGAACTGAATCGCATGGGGGCCAATATTCAAGTAGATTTAAATTCAGCTTTTATACGGGGTGTTCCTTATCTTGAGGGAGCGATGGTGGAAGCGACTGACCTTAGGGCAGGAGCAGCGTTGGTGTTGGCTGCATTGGCAGCAAAAGGGGTCTCAAGGATTCACCATATCCATCATATTGACAGAGGCTACGAGAAATTGGAAACCTACTTAAAACAAATCAATGCGAACATGCAAAGAGTCAACCTTTAAGTTTAAAAGTATAGGCATATAAATCGTTTCGCTCGTTTATATGCCTATTTTTTCTGATGTTTTTCGTATTTTCCTACATGTGAACTGGGGGATGGGTTCTATGTATCCTGAACAAGGACAGGTTAAGCGGATACCGGTATTAAAAAAAAAGAGAAAAAGAAAAGCAAACTTATTTCTCCTGATCGTTTTGTTTCTTTTTTTTATATCCGTCTTGATTCTATTATTTTTAAAATCTCCCTTCAGTAAAGTTTCCGATATTCTTGTCGAGGGTAATTTATTGCTGTCCCGACAGGAAGTGATTGATCATTCGGGAATAAAAATCGGCGATTCAATTTTTCAGGTCATATCCGGTTCTGTTATTGAACGGTTAACAAAGCTTCCGGAGATCTCTGAAGCAAAGGTTGAAAAAAAATTCCCTGGAAAACTGATCATCTCTGTCAAAGAGTATTCAGTCATATCCTTTTGGTTAGAAAATGGGAAGTTATATCCTATTACTTCTAACGGAAAAATTTTAACTCATCGTGAATGGAAATCCCAGTTTGTCAACGATCCCATCATTACCCAGTGGGATGATAAAAGCAAGCTGCCAGAATTAGCGAAGGAGCTCTCAAACCTGCCAAGTTATTTGCGAGAAAGAATTTCTGATATTCATCTGGAACCCACTCCTTCTTATCCAGACCGCATACATTT includes:
- the murA gene encoding UDP-N-acetylglucosamine 1-carboxyvinyltransferase — protein: MEAFIIEGGKPLSGKVRVHGAKNASLPIFSATLLAKGKHIIREIPQLLDIYVMLDILKRIGARCKVDSSKVIIDTSGVNQTDIPEDLMGQMRSSIFLMGPLLARFGRVTVTRPGGCAIGERRIDLHLKGLEYLGAHIEVKGGYITCSAPVLQGNSIYLDYPSVGATENIMMAAVLAKGKTQIKNAAREPEIIDLQNFLNSMGAKVSGAGTNVIEIEGVKDLRASDYRVIPDRIVTGTFMMAAAITSGEITIENARADHLDAVIDVLRRCGVEISIESDIMKVKGPKRLRSVDRVRTAPYPGFPTDLQAPMMALLSTANGASIVSENVFDSRFKHVNELNRMGANIQVDLNSAFIRGVPYLEGAMVEATDLRAGAALVLAALAAKGVSRIHHIHHIDRGYEKLETYLKQINANMQRVNL
- a CDS encoding cell division protein FtsQ/DivIB — translated: MYPEQGQVKRIPVLKKKRKRKANLFLLIVLFLFFISVLILLFLKSPFSKVSDILVEGNLLLSRQEVIDHSGIKIGDSIFQVISGSVIERLTKLPEISEAKVEKKFPGKLIISVKEYSVISFWLENGKLYPITSNGKILTHREWKSQFVNDPIITQWDDKSKLPELAKELSNLPSYLRERISDIHLEPTPSYPDRIHFYTLSGYEVYSTISGFAKKFELYPQILKKIESKDQDRSYGIIYLLDGTWYRTYETNSEANMSE